In Helianthus annuus cultivar XRQ/B chromosome 3, HanXRQr2.0-SUNRISE, whole genome shotgun sequence, a single window of DNA contains:
- the LOC110930457 gene encoding uncharacterized protein LOC110930457 → MADERAGAEIVYGADECLRHSIELLDELGFPRGVLPLKDLVECGRVRATGFVWMKQKAPYEHFFEGTNTRVSYAIEVTAYIEKCKMKKMTGVKSKQLLMWVPIVEMSMEDVNSSKIYFKIPVGVGKSFPVTAFMTDEEKKKYIERSK, encoded by the coding sequence atggcGGACGAGAGAGCTGGAGCCGAGATTGTGTATGGAGCCGACGAGTGCCTTCGCCATTCCATCGAGCTTCTAGATGAGCTCGGTTTCCCTAGAGGCGTCCTCCCACTCAAAGATCTTGTGGAGTGTGGGCGGGTTCGAGCCACGGGCTTTGTTTGGATGAAACAAAAGGCTCCATATGAGCACTTTTTTGAGGGGACTAATACACGTGTGAGTTATGCTATAGAAGTGACTGCATATATTGAAAAGTGTAAGATGAAGAAAATGACCGGGGTTAAAAGTAAGCAATTGTTGATGTGGGTACCTATTGTCGAGATGAGTATGGAAGATGTCAATAGTTCAAAAATCTACTTCAAGATCCCGGTTGGGGTCGGGAAGTCGTTCCCGGTAACGGCGTTTATGACCGATGAAGAAAAGAAGAAATACA